From a region of the Cucumis sativus cultivar 9930 chromosome 6, Cucumber_9930_V3, whole genome shotgun sequence genome:
- the LOC101210717 gene encoding uncharacterized protein LOC101210717 isoform X2 produces MADYFRFDPSEYSLHTTVELQKAWYLFTILLDIGRPASLEELAARCELFSATACMVRYLCEIPDSPICLGDDALVYISIVAISAMGRYFSKASSGWDFSRRGFGVIDSNRFCGRDVKTYSRKRRRSVLDSEGPFYGKKILTSTSGIAVVGNESCIPITRRVSHNFAKVPADYVTLTSLNSLTVDLPFEKLEMGHLDVKVDEVPDSLSYADSPKFLMCHAREMRAGIAAQASKTIVKDNVGPLSENAYDHHMHEVQKRSSMPNLMHTDRGMSYNFDLSLGASCSSTNALFYDKNYNIQPYVQPLEVNKGICTRYLSNILEWKVEDEKNKICEMQNCLEYTKTTENHLVHLEGHTVIGEAERNFLDLKKEVSISSMVGDDIFRKEETHIPCSIAEQLCNEEPHVKTLGEVDGSQICTLSPEEILMESAVNKKVSQSVKQQNRNINFHKLMSKVQKFKKNSNGSVHIKENPLDPTSSSMKLEKTSFPQFESFIVEEEEGSGGYGTVYRARRKKDGKRIAIKCPHVNAHRHNVNNELKMLERFGGRNFIIKYEGSISSGNSECLILEHVEHDRPEVLKKEIDIVRLQWYGFCLFRALAYLHKQGVMHRDVKPGNFLFSRKQNKGYLIDFNLAMDLQQKYSVASKLHCDTPVKEKKDVRGSVSLTGGETGKSKQPGEHEKNLKRRVYVPLKQYPNMRGGSAVRSQGADGSGVTSAKDVTSARTFSTEKMREPLPSQGRKELLSLVQNALRNADLATQNSSDLRRKRIAAPQAKEDNSIIHPSPMLVHCTGISVPAPRLLRTKGDAKRKREGSCAGTKGFRAPEVLFRSLHQGPQVDVWSAGVTLLYLMVGRSPFTGDPEQNIKDIAKLRGSEDLWEVAKLHDRESSFPGELFNIKSFPPMDLQSWVKAHTKRPDFVKLIPRSLFDLVDKCLTVNPRQRITADEALKHEFFIPCYERLRKQKMLRRGSSSTSANVLGEREKVLGQPFEVSR; encoded by the exons ATGGCTGATTATTTTCGTTTTGATCCGAGTGAGTATAGTCTTCATACTACTGTTGAGCTGCAGAAAGCTTGGTATTTGTTCACGATATTGTTGGATATTGGTCGTCCTGCTTCTCTGGAAGAACTTGCTGCGAGATGCGAATTGTTCAGTGCTACGGCTTGTATGGTTCGGTATCTGTGTGAAATTCCTGATTCTCCTATCTGTTTGGGGGATGATGCTCTTGTTTACATTTCTATTGTTGCGATCTCTGCTATGGGGCGGTATTTTTCGAAGGCTAGTAGTGGATGGGATTTTTCTAGACGGGGTTTTGGAGTTATAGACTCGAATAGGTTCTGCGGTAGGGATGTTAAAACGTACTCGCGGAAACGAAGAAGATCAGTATTGGATTCTGAAGGACCTTTTTATGGGAAAAAGATTTTAACTTCGACTTCTGGAATTG CTGTTGTAGGGAATGAAAGTTGTATTCCAATAACTAGGAGGGTTTCTCATAATTTTGCTAAG GTACCTGCTGACTATGTGACTCTCACCAGTTTAAATTCGCTGACAGTTGATTTGCcttttgaaaaacttgaaATGGGACATTTGGATGTAAAAGTTGATGAAGTGCCCGACTCTCTTAGTTATGCTGATTCTCCAAAATTTTTGATGTGTCATGCTCGAGAAATGAGAGCTGGTATTGCTGCTCAAGCAAGTAAAACTATCGTTAAAGATAATGTTGGCCCTTTAAGTGAGAATGCCTATGATCATCACATGCACGAAGTCCAAAAACGCTCAAGTATGCCTAATTTAATGCACACAGACAGAGGAATGTCATATAACTTTGATCTTTCTTTGGGTGCATCGTGTAGCTCCACAAACGCCCTTTTTTATGACAAAAACTACAATATACAACCTTATGTTCAACCGCTCGAGGTCAACAAAGGGATTTGCACTAGGTatctttctaatattttgGAATGGAAGGTAGAAGATGAGAAAAATAAGATCTGTGAAATGCAGAATTGCTTGGAGTACACTAAAACAACAGAGAACCATCTTGTTCATTTGGAAGGGCACACAGTCATTGGTGAAGCAGAAAGAAACTTCCTAGACTTGAAAAAGGAAGTAAGTATATCAAGCATGGTTGGAGATGATATATTCAGGAAGGAAGAAACTCATATTCCCTGTTCCATAGCTGAACAACTATGTAATGAGGAGCCACATGTCAAGACCTTGGGGGAAGTAGATGGATCACAAATATGTACTCTATCTCCTGAGGAAATTCTCATGGAGTCTGCAGTCAATAAGAAGGTTTCCCAATCTGTCAAGCAGCAAAACCgaaatatcaattttcataaactGATGTCTAAGGTGCAGAAGTTCAAGAAGAATTCAAATGGTAGTGTGCACATTAAGGAAAATCCTTTGGACCCTACCAGTTCTTCTATGAAG TTGGAGAAAACATCATTTCCTCAGTTTGAGTCTTTCATtgttgaggaagaagaaggttcTG GTGGCTATGGAACTGTTTACAGGGCTCGGAGAAAAAAAGATGGCAAACGGATAGCTATCAAAT GTCCCCATGTCAATGCTCACAGACACAATGTAAACAATGAGCTAAAAATGCTCGAGCGGTTTGG GGGAAGGAACTTCATAATCAAGTATGAAGGGTCTATTAGTAGTGGCAACAGCGAGTGCTTAATTCTGGAACATGTCGAACATGACAGACCTGAG GTtctgaagaaagaaattgatataGTTCGGCTACAGTGGTATGGTTTCTGCTTGTTTAGGGCTTTGGCATATCTGCATAAGCAG GGGGTTATGCACAGAGACGTAAAGCCTGGTAACTTCCTATTCTCTAGAAAACAGAACAAAGGTTACCTCATTGATTTTAACCTTGCCATG GATTTACAGCAGAAGTACTCTGTAGCAAGTAAGCTTCATTGTGACACTCCAG ttaaagaaaagaaggatgtCAGAGGTTCTGTATCTCTCACCGGGGGAGAAACAGGAAAATCTAAGCAACCTGGCGAACACGAAAAGAACTTGAAAAGGAGAGTTTATGTACCCTTGAAACAATATCCAAATATGCGTGGTGGGAGTGCAGTTCGAAGCCAGGGTGCAGATGGATCAGGTGTAACCTCTGCAAAGGATGTAACAAGTGCTAGGACGTTTTCCACAGAAAAGATGAGGGAGCCTCTTCCATCTCAAGGAAGAAAGGAACTGCTAAGTTTGGTACAAAATGCATTACGAAATGCAGACCTTGCTACCCAAAATAGCTCTGATCTacgaagaaaaagaatagcTGCTCCTCAAGCCAAGGAAGACAATAGCATTATACATCCAAGTCCAATGCTGGTCCACTGCACTGGCATTTCTGTACCTGCTCCCAGGTTACTAAGAACTAAAG GAgatgcaaaacgtaaaagaGAGGGTTCTTGTGCTGGGACTAAGGGGTTTCGAGCTCCAGAG GTCCTATTCAGATCCCTACATCAAGGTCCTCAGGTCGATGTCTGGTCTGCTGGCGTTACTCTTCTCTATCTAATGGTTGGAAGAAGTCCTTTTACTGGAGACCCTGAACA GAACATAAAAGACATTGCTAAACTGAGGGGCAGTGAAGATTTATGGGAGGTGGCCAAATTACATGATCGTGAATCTTCTTTTCCAGGG GAATTGTTTAACATAAAATCTTTCCCACCTATGGATTTGCAAAGTTGGGTTAAGGCTCACACAAAGCGACCGGATTTTGTCAAGCTCATCCCGAGATCACTATTCGATCTGGTAGATAAGTGCCTCACAGTTAATCCAAGGCAAAGGATTACTGCAGATGAAGCTCTAAAGCATGAATTCTTCATCCCATGCTACGAGAGGCTTCGGAAGCAGAAAATGCTTCGACGAGGTTCTAGCTCCACCTCTGCCAATGTCTTGGGAGAACGCGAAAAGGTTCTTGGACAGCCATTTGAGGTCTCAAgatga
- the LOC101210717 gene encoding uncharacterized protein LOC101210717 isoform X1, translated as MADYFRFDPSEYSLHTTVELQKAWYLFTILLDIGRPASLEELAARCELFSATACMVRYLCEIPDSPICLGDDALVYISIVAISAMGRYFSKASSGWDFSRRGFGVIDSNRFCGRDVKTYSRKRRRSVLDSEGPFYGKKILTSTSGIAVVGNESCIPITRRVSHNFAKVPADYVTLTSLNSLTVDLPFEKLEMGHLDVKVDEVPDSLSYADSPKFLMCHAREMRAGIAAQASKTIVKDNVGPLSENAYDHHMHEVQKRSSMPNLMHTDRGMSYNFDLSLGASCSSTNALFYDKNYNIQPYVQPLEVNKGICTRYLSNILEWKVEDEKNKICEMQNCLEYTKTTENHLVHLEGHTVIGEAERNFLDLKKEVSISSMVGDDIFRKEETHIPCSIAEQLCNEEPHVKTLGEVDGSQICTLSPEEILMESAVNKKVSQSVKQQNRNINFHKLMSKVQKFKKNSNGSVHIKENPLDPTSSSMKLEKTSFPQFESFIVEEEEGSGGYGTVYRARRKKDGKRIAIKCPHVNAHRHNVNNELKMLERFGGRNFIIKYEGSISSGNSECLILEHVEHDRPEVLKKEIDIVRLQWYGFCLFRALAYLHKQGVMHRDVKPGNFLFSRKQNKGYLIDFNLAMDLQQKYSVASKLHCDTPAVKEKKDVRGSVSLTGGETGKSKQPGEHEKNLKRRVYVPLKQYPNMRGGSAVRSQGADGSGVTSAKDVTSARTFSTEKMREPLPSQGRKELLSLVQNALRNADLATQNSSDLRRKRIAAPQAKEDNSIIHPSPMLVHCTGISVPAPRLLRTKGDAKRKREGSCAGTKGFRAPEVLFRSLHQGPQVDVWSAGVTLLYLMVGRSPFTGDPEQNIKDIAKLRGSEDLWEVAKLHDRESSFPGELFNIKSFPPMDLQSWVKAHTKRPDFVKLIPRSLFDLVDKCLTVNPRQRITADEALKHEFFIPCYERLRKQKMLRRGSSSTSANVLGEREKVLGQPFEVSR; from the exons ATGGCTGATTATTTTCGTTTTGATCCGAGTGAGTATAGTCTTCATACTACTGTTGAGCTGCAGAAAGCTTGGTATTTGTTCACGATATTGTTGGATATTGGTCGTCCTGCTTCTCTGGAAGAACTTGCTGCGAGATGCGAATTGTTCAGTGCTACGGCTTGTATGGTTCGGTATCTGTGTGAAATTCCTGATTCTCCTATCTGTTTGGGGGATGATGCTCTTGTTTACATTTCTATTGTTGCGATCTCTGCTATGGGGCGGTATTTTTCGAAGGCTAGTAGTGGATGGGATTTTTCTAGACGGGGTTTTGGAGTTATAGACTCGAATAGGTTCTGCGGTAGGGATGTTAAAACGTACTCGCGGAAACGAAGAAGATCAGTATTGGATTCTGAAGGACCTTTTTATGGGAAAAAGATTTTAACTTCGACTTCTGGAATTG CTGTTGTAGGGAATGAAAGTTGTATTCCAATAACTAGGAGGGTTTCTCATAATTTTGCTAAG GTACCTGCTGACTATGTGACTCTCACCAGTTTAAATTCGCTGACAGTTGATTTGCcttttgaaaaacttgaaATGGGACATTTGGATGTAAAAGTTGATGAAGTGCCCGACTCTCTTAGTTATGCTGATTCTCCAAAATTTTTGATGTGTCATGCTCGAGAAATGAGAGCTGGTATTGCTGCTCAAGCAAGTAAAACTATCGTTAAAGATAATGTTGGCCCTTTAAGTGAGAATGCCTATGATCATCACATGCACGAAGTCCAAAAACGCTCAAGTATGCCTAATTTAATGCACACAGACAGAGGAATGTCATATAACTTTGATCTTTCTTTGGGTGCATCGTGTAGCTCCACAAACGCCCTTTTTTATGACAAAAACTACAATATACAACCTTATGTTCAACCGCTCGAGGTCAACAAAGGGATTTGCACTAGGTatctttctaatattttgGAATGGAAGGTAGAAGATGAGAAAAATAAGATCTGTGAAATGCAGAATTGCTTGGAGTACACTAAAACAACAGAGAACCATCTTGTTCATTTGGAAGGGCACACAGTCATTGGTGAAGCAGAAAGAAACTTCCTAGACTTGAAAAAGGAAGTAAGTATATCAAGCATGGTTGGAGATGATATATTCAGGAAGGAAGAAACTCATATTCCCTGTTCCATAGCTGAACAACTATGTAATGAGGAGCCACATGTCAAGACCTTGGGGGAAGTAGATGGATCACAAATATGTACTCTATCTCCTGAGGAAATTCTCATGGAGTCTGCAGTCAATAAGAAGGTTTCCCAATCTGTCAAGCAGCAAAACCgaaatatcaattttcataaactGATGTCTAAGGTGCAGAAGTTCAAGAAGAATTCAAATGGTAGTGTGCACATTAAGGAAAATCCTTTGGACCCTACCAGTTCTTCTATGAAG TTGGAGAAAACATCATTTCCTCAGTTTGAGTCTTTCATtgttgaggaagaagaaggttcTG GTGGCTATGGAACTGTTTACAGGGCTCGGAGAAAAAAAGATGGCAAACGGATAGCTATCAAAT GTCCCCATGTCAATGCTCACAGACACAATGTAAACAATGAGCTAAAAATGCTCGAGCGGTTTGG GGGAAGGAACTTCATAATCAAGTATGAAGGGTCTATTAGTAGTGGCAACAGCGAGTGCTTAATTCTGGAACATGTCGAACATGACAGACCTGAG GTtctgaagaaagaaattgatataGTTCGGCTACAGTGGTATGGTTTCTGCTTGTTTAGGGCTTTGGCATATCTGCATAAGCAG GGGGTTATGCACAGAGACGTAAAGCCTGGTAACTTCCTATTCTCTAGAAAACAGAACAAAGGTTACCTCATTGATTTTAACCTTGCCATG GATTTACAGCAGAAGTACTCTGTAGCAAGTAAGCTTCATTGTGACACTCCAG CagttaaagaaaagaaggatgtCAGAGGTTCTGTATCTCTCACCGGGGGAGAAACAGGAAAATCTAAGCAACCTGGCGAACACGAAAAGAACTTGAAAAGGAGAGTTTATGTACCCTTGAAACAATATCCAAATATGCGTGGTGGGAGTGCAGTTCGAAGCCAGGGTGCAGATGGATCAGGTGTAACCTCTGCAAAGGATGTAACAAGTGCTAGGACGTTTTCCACAGAAAAGATGAGGGAGCCTCTTCCATCTCAAGGAAGAAAGGAACTGCTAAGTTTGGTACAAAATGCATTACGAAATGCAGACCTTGCTACCCAAAATAGCTCTGATCTacgaagaaaaagaatagcTGCTCCTCAAGCCAAGGAAGACAATAGCATTATACATCCAAGTCCAATGCTGGTCCACTGCACTGGCATTTCTGTACCTGCTCCCAGGTTACTAAGAACTAAAG GAgatgcaaaacgtaaaagaGAGGGTTCTTGTGCTGGGACTAAGGGGTTTCGAGCTCCAGAG GTCCTATTCAGATCCCTACATCAAGGTCCTCAGGTCGATGTCTGGTCTGCTGGCGTTACTCTTCTCTATCTAATGGTTGGAAGAAGTCCTTTTACTGGAGACCCTGAACA GAACATAAAAGACATTGCTAAACTGAGGGGCAGTGAAGATTTATGGGAGGTGGCCAAATTACATGATCGTGAATCTTCTTTTCCAGGG GAATTGTTTAACATAAAATCTTTCCCACCTATGGATTTGCAAAGTTGGGTTAAGGCTCACACAAAGCGACCGGATTTTGTCAAGCTCATCCCGAGATCACTATTCGATCTGGTAGATAAGTGCCTCACAGTTAATCCAAGGCAAAGGATTACTGCAGATGAAGCTCTAAAGCATGAATTCTTCATCCCATGCTACGAGAGGCTTCGGAAGCAGAAAATGCTTCGACGAGGTTCTAGCTCCACCTCTGCCAATGTCTTGGGAGAACGCGAAAAGGTTCTTGGACAGCCATTTGAGGTCTCAAgatga
- the LOC101210717 gene encoding uncharacterized protein LOC101210717 isoform X4 encodes MADYFRFDPSEYSLHTTVELQKAWYLFTILLDIGRPASLEELAARCELFSATACMVRYLCEIPDSPICLGDDALVYISIVAISAMGRYFSKASSGWDFSRRGFGVIDSNRFCGRDVKTYSRKRRRSVLDSEGPFYGKKILTSTSGIAVVGNESCIPITRRVSHNFAKVPADYVTLTSLNSLTVDLPFEKLEMGHLDVKVDEVPDSLSYADSPKFLMCHAREMRAGIAAQASKTIVKDNVGPLSENAYDHHMHEVQKRSSMPNLMHTDRGMSYNFDLSLGASCSSTNALFYDKNYNIQPYVQPLEVNKGICTRYLSNILEWKVEDEKNKICEMQNCLEYTKTTENHLVHLEGHTVIGEAERNFLDLKKEVSISSMVGDDIFRKEETHIPCSIAEQLCNEEPHVKTLGEVDGSQICTLSPEEILMESAVNKKVSQSVKQQNRNINFHKLMSKVQKFKKNSNGSVHIKENPLDPTSSSMKLEKTSFPQFESFIVEEEEGSGGYGTVYRARRKKDGKRIAIKCPHVNAHRHNVNNELKMLERFGGRNFIIKYEGSISSGNSECLILEHVEHDRPEVLKKEIDIVRLQWYGFCLFRALAYLHKQGVMHRDVKPGNFLFSRKQNKGYLIDFNLAMDLQQKYSVATVKEKKDVRGSVSLTGGETGKSKQPGEHEKNLKRRVYVPLKQYPNMRGGSAVRSQGADGSGVTSAKDVTSARTFSTEKMREPLPSQGRKELLSLVQNALRNADLATQNSSDLRRKRIAAPQAKEDNSIIHPSPMLVHCTGISVPAPRLLRTKGDAKRKREGSCAGTKGFRAPEVLFRSLHQGPQVDVWSAGVTLLYLMVGRSPFTGDPEQNIKDIAKLRGSEDLWEVAKLHDRESSFPGELFNIKSFPPMDLQSWVKAHTKRPDFVKLIPRSLFDLVDKCLTVNPRQRITADEALKHEFFIPCYERLRKQKMLRRGSSSTSANVLGEREKVLGQPFEVSR; translated from the exons ATGGCTGATTATTTTCGTTTTGATCCGAGTGAGTATAGTCTTCATACTACTGTTGAGCTGCAGAAAGCTTGGTATTTGTTCACGATATTGTTGGATATTGGTCGTCCTGCTTCTCTGGAAGAACTTGCTGCGAGATGCGAATTGTTCAGTGCTACGGCTTGTATGGTTCGGTATCTGTGTGAAATTCCTGATTCTCCTATCTGTTTGGGGGATGATGCTCTTGTTTACATTTCTATTGTTGCGATCTCTGCTATGGGGCGGTATTTTTCGAAGGCTAGTAGTGGATGGGATTTTTCTAGACGGGGTTTTGGAGTTATAGACTCGAATAGGTTCTGCGGTAGGGATGTTAAAACGTACTCGCGGAAACGAAGAAGATCAGTATTGGATTCTGAAGGACCTTTTTATGGGAAAAAGATTTTAACTTCGACTTCTGGAATTG CTGTTGTAGGGAATGAAAGTTGTATTCCAATAACTAGGAGGGTTTCTCATAATTTTGCTAAG GTACCTGCTGACTATGTGACTCTCACCAGTTTAAATTCGCTGACAGTTGATTTGCcttttgaaaaacttgaaATGGGACATTTGGATGTAAAAGTTGATGAAGTGCCCGACTCTCTTAGTTATGCTGATTCTCCAAAATTTTTGATGTGTCATGCTCGAGAAATGAGAGCTGGTATTGCTGCTCAAGCAAGTAAAACTATCGTTAAAGATAATGTTGGCCCTTTAAGTGAGAATGCCTATGATCATCACATGCACGAAGTCCAAAAACGCTCAAGTATGCCTAATTTAATGCACACAGACAGAGGAATGTCATATAACTTTGATCTTTCTTTGGGTGCATCGTGTAGCTCCACAAACGCCCTTTTTTATGACAAAAACTACAATATACAACCTTATGTTCAACCGCTCGAGGTCAACAAAGGGATTTGCACTAGGTatctttctaatattttgGAATGGAAGGTAGAAGATGAGAAAAATAAGATCTGTGAAATGCAGAATTGCTTGGAGTACACTAAAACAACAGAGAACCATCTTGTTCATTTGGAAGGGCACACAGTCATTGGTGAAGCAGAAAGAAACTTCCTAGACTTGAAAAAGGAAGTAAGTATATCAAGCATGGTTGGAGATGATATATTCAGGAAGGAAGAAACTCATATTCCCTGTTCCATAGCTGAACAACTATGTAATGAGGAGCCACATGTCAAGACCTTGGGGGAAGTAGATGGATCACAAATATGTACTCTATCTCCTGAGGAAATTCTCATGGAGTCTGCAGTCAATAAGAAGGTTTCCCAATCTGTCAAGCAGCAAAACCgaaatatcaattttcataaactGATGTCTAAGGTGCAGAAGTTCAAGAAGAATTCAAATGGTAGTGTGCACATTAAGGAAAATCCTTTGGACCCTACCAGTTCTTCTATGAAG TTGGAGAAAACATCATTTCCTCAGTTTGAGTCTTTCATtgttgaggaagaagaaggttcTG GTGGCTATGGAACTGTTTACAGGGCTCGGAGAAAAAAAGATGGCAAACGGATAGCTATCAAAT GTCCCCATGTCAATGCTCACAGACACAATGTAAACAATGAGCTAAAAATGCTCGAGCGGTTTGG GGGAAGGAACTTCATAATCAAGTATGAAGGGTCTATTAGTAGTGGCAACAGCGAGTGCTTAATTCTGGAACATGTCGAACATGACAGACCTGAG GTtctgaagaaagaaattgatataGTTCGGCTACAGTGGTATGGTTTCTGCTTGTTTAGGGCTTTGGCATATCTGCATAAGCAG GGGGTTATGCACAGAGACGTAAAGCCTGGTAACTTCCTATTCTCTAGAAAACAGAACAAAGGTTACCTCATTGATTTTAACCTTGCCATG GATTTACAGCAGAAGTACTCTGTAGCAA CagttaaagaaaagaaggatgtCAGAGGTTCTGTATCTCTCACCGGGGGAGAAACAGGAAAATCTAAGCAACCTGGCGAACACGAAAAGAACTTGAAAAGGAGAGTTTATGTACCCTTGAAACAATATCCAAATATGCGTGGTGGGAGTGCAGTTCGAAGCCAGGGTGCAGATGGATCAGGTGTAACCTCTGCAAAGGATGTAACAAGTGCTAGGACGTTTTCCACAGAAAAGATGAGGGAGCCTCTTCCATCTCAAGGAAGAAAGGAACTGCTAAGTTTGGTACAAAATGCATTACGAAATGCAGACCTTGCTACCCAAAATAGCTCTGATCTacgaagaaaaagaatagcTGCTCCTCAAGCCAAGGAAGACAATAGCATTATACATCCAAGTCCAATGCTGGTCCACTGCACTGGCATTTCTGTACCTGCTCCCAGGTTACTAAGAACTAAAG GAgatgcaaaacgtaaaagaGAGGGTTCTTGTGCTGGGACTAAGGGGTTTCGAGCTCCAGAG GTCCTATTCAGATCCCTACATCAAGGTCCTCAGGTCGATGTCTGGTCTGCTGGCGTTACTCTTCTCTATCTAATGGTTGGAAGAAGTCCTTTTACTGGAGACCCTGAACA GAACATAAAAGACATTGCTAAACTGAGGGGCAGTGAAGATTTATGGGAGGTGGCCAAATTACATGATCGTGAATCTTCTTTTCCAGGG GAATTGTTTAACATAAAATCTTTCCCACCTATGGATTTGCAAAGTTGGGTTAAGGCTCACACAAAGCGACCGGATTTTGTCAAGCTCATCCCGAGATCACTATTCGATCTGGTAGATAAGTGCCTCACAGTTAATCCAAGGCAAAGGATTACTGCAGATGAAGCTCTAAAGCATGAATTCTTCATCCCATGCTACGAGAGGCTTCGGAAGCAGAAAATGCTTCGACGAGGTTCTAGCTCCACCTCTGCCAATGTCTTGGGAGAACGCGAAAAGGTTCTTGGACAGCCATTTGAGGTCTCAAgatga